One Drosophila virilis strain 15010-1051.87 chromosome 5, Dvir_AGI_RSII-ME, whole genome shotgun sequence DNA window includes the following coding sequences:
- the LOC6625731 gene encoding protein FAM13A isoform X2, which produces MRHPTTGLNEDDLSRLTGSSSSSSSSASCGSAACSSSSSSSAASGVAAKQKQQQQQQQQPDICDVVQLSNMEATTPRFNSTYLPEIINPLEWQKSRKRKERLDSCSASSQDRKLQRSNSEELLTEPEPTTAATTTTTTTIATGAATTAPNSQLRSAHCEVIRRVSSEDFKRTASYASYCQEFERDASADLPAENSEQQENNAALANVTPVNGNAEALKDRARYETSPARSQQQQLQLQQQQQQQQQQQREASDDSECEHERRRSSERFCKSRQPPVRKSGVSKKPSTAGKYLPSRRDEQSAYKYDLSALKYERRGFISSKKQQQQQQQQQQSTAATVADHNDNNLIDFHQQQQQQLQAKHSASISPTPTTSSSCSSAGGSDDSTPNPAPIKAKPPQRQQQTLNLTSAQESLPWERGDEPAPVLSRRYAHSRHHAGNIDADAKLAKVMPYPQQQPKQAASVQLLGEDMDCLEPMDAVRAFSSLENMRTRDVMQQVVPAMMAFQTPEERVKAINRRVTALKKKLVQLEDSLEQRLGYRPSQAERLNDKYMKNALAELSKLRKERHELKTDPIAALGLKVGASGCGVGVGSGIAASGQEAAKKLERMKNTLSEIEQNLSEKRTQNHRPQQLDELTSDQLVQEKSAVQHGLLYFESLYGHPITKEERDAARPLYDRYRQLKRLVSRHIMFGGCAGVHELPTILEHEAMVFEATSTPLQYSSNNSTETTNSPSDSMAPNAQTQNASSDESTTTTTTTTATATANATETQAENIAALSVDQLWEQLERVREEKMLLKATIREYESIFEEQNGRKMLKPDRKSLETETYAQYKEKKAKVRLLQALIKKHIGH; this is translated from the exons ATGCGACATCCCACAACTGGCCTTAACGAAGACGACCTAAGTCGTCTCACTGGTTCATCCTCATCATCTTCGTCGAGCGCTTCGTGCGGCAGCGCCGCCTGCTCATCCTCATCGTCCTCCTCTGCCGCCTCCGGCGTGGCCGccaagcagaagcagcagcagcagcagcaacagcagccggatATTTGCGATGTGGTGCAGCTCTCGAATATGGAGGCGACAACGCCACGTTTCAATTCCACCTACCTACCCGAAATCATAAATCCACTGGAATGGCAAAAGTCACGGAAGCGCAAGGAGCGCCTGGACAGCTGCTCGGCGAGCAGCCAGGATCGCAAGCTACAGCGCAGCAACAGCGAGGAGCTGCTCACCGAGCCGgagccaacaacagcagcaacaacaacaacaacaacaacaatagcaactggagcagcaacaacagctcccAATTCCCAATTGAGGTCCGCACACTGCGAGGTCATACGACGCGTCTCCTCGGAGGATTTCAAGCGCACGGCCAGCTATGCCAGCTATTGCCAGGAGTTTGAGCGCGATGCAAGCGCCGACTTGCCGGCAGAGAACAGCGAGCAGCAGGAGAACAATGCGGCGCTGGCCAATGTGACGCCAGTCAATGGCAATGCGGAGGCGCTCAAAGATCGCGCACGCTACGAGACAAGTCCGGCACGctcccagcagcaacagttgcagctgcagcagcagcaacagcagcagcagcagcagcagcgcgagGCTAGCGATGACAGTGAGTGCGAGCATGAGCGTCGCCGCAGCAGCGAACGCTTCTGCAAGTCGCGTCAGCCACCGGTGCGCAAATCCGGAGTCAGCAAGAAGCCCAGCACGGCTGGGAAGTATCTGCCCTCAAGGCGGGACGAGCAGAGCGCCTACAAGTACGATCTATCCGCGCTCAAATACGAGCGACGCGGCTTCATCAGCAGcaagaaacagcagcaacagcaacagcagcagcagcaatccacagcagcaacagttgccgatcacaacgacaacaatcTAATCGACttccatcagcagcagcaacagcagctccagGCAAAGCACAGCGCCAGCATCTCGCCCACGCCGACGACAAGCAGCTCGTGCAGCTCGGCAGGTGGCAGTGATGACAGCACACCAAATCCGGCGCCAATCAAGGCTAAGCCGCCGCAGCGTCAACAGCAAACGCTCAATCTAACCTCGGCACAGGAGTCGTTGCCCTGGGAGCGCGGAGATGAGCCGGCGCCCGTGCTGAGTCGCCGCTATGCGCATTCCCGGCATCATGCGGGCAACATCGATGCGGATGCCAAGCTGGCCAAGGTGATGCCGTATCCGCAACAGCAGCCCAAACAGGCGGCCAGCGTGCAGCTGCTCGGCGAGGACATGGACTGTCTGGAGCCCATGGATGCAGTGCGTGCGTTTAGCTCGCTGGAGAATATGCGCACACGCGACGTCATGCAGCAGGTGGTGCCCGCCATGATGGCCTTTCAGACGCCCGAGGAGCGCGTCAAGGCCATCAATCGACGCGTGACCGCGCTAAAAAAGAAACTCGTCCAGCTGGAGGATTCGCTGGAGCAGCGGCTCGGCTATCGGCCCTCGCAGGCGGAGCGTCTGAACGACAAGTACATGAAAAACGCGCTCGCCGAGCTCAGCAAGCTGCGCAAGGAGCGTCACGAGCTTAAGACTGATCCCATTGCAGCCCTCGGCCTCAAGGTCGGCGCCAGCGGctgcggcgtcggcgtcggcagcGGCATCGCTGCCAGCGGCCAGGAGGCAGCCAAGAAACTGGAGCGCATGAAGAACACCCTCAGCGAAATCGAGCAG AATCTCAGCGAGAAACGCACGCAAAACCATCGTCCACAGCAGCTGGATGAGCTCACCTCCGACCAGCTGGTGCAGGAGAAGAGCGCCGTGCAGCATGGTCTGCTATACTTCGAGAGCCTCTACGGCCATCCCATCACCAAAGAGGAACGGGATGCGGCACGTCCGCTCTACGATCGCTACAGGCAGCTGAAGCGTCTGGTTTCGCGCCACATCATGTTCGGCGGCTGTGCTGGCGTCCATGAGCTGCCCACCATACTGGAGCACGAGGCTATGGTGTTCGAGGCAACATCCACACCGCTGCAGTATTCATCGAACAATAGCACCGAGACCACCAATTCGCCCAGCGACTCCATGGCGCCAAATGCCCAAACACAGAATGCTTCCTCCGATGAGTCCACGACGACAACTACAACgacgacggcaacggcaacggcaaatGCGACAGAGACGCAGGCGGAGAACATTGCGGCGCTCAGTGTGGATCAGTTGTGGGAGCAGCTGGAGCGCGTGCGCGAGGAGAAGATGCTGCTGAAGGCGACCATACGCGAATATGAGTCCATATTCGAGGAACAGAATGGACGCAAAATGTTAAAGCCGGATCGCAAATCTCTCGAAACGGAAACCTATGCCCAGTACAAGGAGAAGAAGGCAAAGGTGCGTCTGCTGCAGGCGCTGATCAAGAAGCACATCGGACACTAG
- the LOC6625731 gene encoding protein FAM13A isoform X1: MTPKIITYFLCGMRHPTTGLNEDDLSRLTGSSSSSSSSASCGSAACSSSSSSSAASGVAAKQKQQQQQQQQPDICDVVQLSNMEATTPRFNSTYLPEIINPLEWQKSRKRKERLDSCSASSQDRKLQRSNSEELLTEPEPTTAATTTTTTTIATGAATTAPNSQLRSAHCEVIRRVSSEDFKRTASYASYCQEFERDASADLPAENSEQQENNAALANVTPVNGNAEALKDRARYETSPARSQQQQLQLQQQQQQQQQQQREASDDSECEHERRRSSERFCKSRQPPVRKSGVSKKPSTAGKYLPSRRDEQSAYKYDLSALKYERRGFISSKKQQQQQQQQQQSTAATVADHNDNNLIDFHQQQQQQLQAKHSASISPTPTTSSSCSSAGGSDDSTPNPAPIKAKPPQRQQQTLNLTSAQESLPWERGDEPAPVLSRRYAHSRHHAGNIDADAKLAKVMPYPQQQPKQAASVQLLGEDMDCLEPMDAVRAFSSLENMRTRDVMQQVVPAMMAFQTPEERVKAINRRVTALKKKLVQLEDSLEQRLGYRPSQAERLNDKYMKNALAELSKLRKERHELKTDPIAALGLKVGASGCGVGVGSGIAASGQEAAKKLERMKNTLSEIEQNLSEKRTQNHRPQQLDELTSDQLVQEKSAVQHGLLYFESLYGHPITKEERDAARPLYDRYRQLKRLVSRHIMFGGCAGVHELPTILEHEAMVFEATSTPLQYSSNNSTETTNSPSDSMAPNAQTQNASSDESTTTTTTTTATATANATETQAENIAALSVDQLWEQLERVREEKMLLKATIREYESIFEEQNGRKMLKPDRKSLETETYAQYKEKKAKVRLLQALIKKHIGH, from the exons TGCGGCATGCGACATCCCACAACTGGCCTTAACGAAGACGACCTAAGTCGTCTCACTGGTTCATCCTCATCATCTTCGTCGAGCGCTTCGTGCGGCAGCGCCGCCTGCTCATCCTCATCGTCCTCCTCTGCCGCCTCCGGCGTGGCCGccaagcagaagcagcagcagcagcagcaacagcagccggatATTTGCGATGTGGTGCAGCTCTCGAATATGGAGGCGACAACGCCACGTTTCAATTCCACCTACCTACCCGAAATCATAAATCCACTGGAATGGCAAAAGTCACGGAAGCGCAAGGAGCGCCTGGACAGCTGCTCGGCGAGCAGCCAGGATCGCAAGCTACAGCGCAGCAACAGCGAGGAGCTGCTCACCGAGCCGgagccaacaacagcagcaacaacaacaacaacaacaacaatagcaactggagcagcaacaacagctcccAATTCCCAATTGAGGTCCGCACACTGCGAGGTCATACGACGCGTCTCCTCGGAGGATTTCAAGCGCACGGCCAGCTATGCCAGCTATTGCCAGGAGTTTGAGCGCGATGCAAGCGCCGACTTGCCGGCAGAGAACAGCGAGCAGCAGGAGAACAATGCGGCGCTGGCCAATGTGACGCCAGTCAATGGCAATGCGGAGGCGCTCAAAGATCGCGCACGCTACGAGACAAGTCCGGCACGctcccagcagcaacagttgcagctgcagcagcagcaacagcagcagcagcagcagcagcgcgagGCTAGCGATGACAGTGAGTGCGAGCATGAGCGTCGCCGCAGCAGCGAACGCTTCTGCAAGTCGCGTCAGCCACCGGTGCGCAAATCCGGAGTCAGCAAGAAGCCCAGCACGGCTGGGAAGTATCTGCCCTCAAGGCGGGACGAGCAGAGCGCCTACAAGTACGATCTATCCGCGCTCAAATACGAGCGACGCGGCTTCATCAGCAGcaagaaacagcagcaacagcaacagcagcagcagcaatccacagcagcaacagttgccgatcacaacgacaacaatcTAATCGACttccatcagcagcagcaacagcagctccagGCAAAGCACAGCGCCAGCATCTCGCCCACGCCGACGACAAGCAGCTCGTGCAGCTCGGCAGGTGGCAGTGATGACAGCACACCAAATCCGGCGCCAATCAAGGCTAAGCCGCCGCAGCGTCAACAGCAAACGCTCAATCTAACCTCGGCACAGGAGTCGTTGCCCTGGGAGCGCGGAGATGAGCCGGCGCCCGTGCTGAGTCGCCGCTATGCGCATTCCCGGCATCATGCGGGCAACATCGATGCGGATGCCAAGCTGGCCAAGGTGATGCCGTATCCGCAACAGCAGCCCAAACAGGCGGCCAGCGTGCAGCTGCTCGGCGAGGACATGGACTGTCTGGAGCCCATGGATGCAGTGCGTGCGTTTAGCTCGCTGGAGAATATGCGCACACGCGACGTCATGCAGCAGGTGGTGCCCGCCATGATGGCCTTTCAGACGCCCGAGGAGCGCGTCAAGGCCATCAATCGACGCGTGACCGCGCTAAAAAAGAAACTCGTCCAGCTGGAGGATTCGCTGGAGCAGCGGCTCGGCTATCGGCCCTCGCAGGCGGAGCGTCTGAACGACAAGTACATGAAAAACGCGCTCGCCGAGCTCAGCAAGCTGCGCAAGGAGCGTCACGAGCTTAAGACTGATCCCATTGCAGCCCTCGGCCTCAAGGTCGGCGCCAGCGGctgcggcgtcggcgtcggcagcGGCATCGCTGCCAGCGGCCAGGAGGCAGCCAAGAAACTGGAGCGCATGAAGAACACCCTCAGCGAAATCGAGCAG AATCTCAGCGAGAAACGCACGCAAAACCATCGTCCACAGCAGCTGGATGAGCTCACCTCCGACCAGCTGGTGCAGGAGAAGAGCGCCGTGCAGCATGGTCTGCTATACTTCGAGAGCCTCTACGGCCATCCCATCACCAAAGAGGAACGGGATGCGGCACGTCCGCTCTACGATCGCTACAGGCAGCTGAAGCGTCTGGTTTCGCGCCACATCATGTTCGGCGGCTGTGCTGGCGTCCATGAGCTGCCCACCATACTGGAGCACGAGGCTATGGTGTTCGAGGCAACATCCACACCGCTGCAGTATTCATCGAACAATAGCACCGAGACCACCAATTCGCCCAGCGACTCCATGGCGCCAAATGCCCAAACACAGAATGCTTCCTCCGATGAGTCCACGACGACAACTACAACgacgacggcaacggcaacggcaaatGCGACAGAGACGCAGGCGGAGAACATTGCGGCGCTCAGTGTGGATCAGTTGTGGGAGCAGCTGGAGCGCGTGCGCGAGGAGAAGATGCTGCTGAAGGCGACCATACGCGAATATGAGTCCATATTCGAGGAACAGAATGGACGCAAAATGTTAAAGCCGGATCGCAAATCTCTCGAAACGGAAACCTATGCCCAGTACAAGGAGAAGAAGGCAAAGGTGCGTCTGCTGCAGGCGCTGATCAAGAAGCACATCGGACACTAG